From one Pseudomonas sp. B21-048 genomic stretch:
- the mgrA gene encoding L-glyceraldehyde 3-phosphate reductase — MTYTAAENRYDSIPYRRVGRSGLVLPALSLGLWHNFGDSTPIDTQRSLLRTAFDLGINHFDLANNYGPPYGSAEINFGRLLREDFKQYRDELIISSKAGWDMWAGPYGQGGGSRKYVLASLDQSLQRLGLDYVDIFYSHRFDPDTPLEETASALATAVQQGKALYIGISSYSGVKTREIAGLLKEWKVPLLIHQPAYNLLNRWVEKDLLDTTDELGTGVIAFTPLAQGLLTDKYLNGVPADARVNRPGGGSLQASHLSEANIAQVRALNEIAKRRGQSLAQLALAWTLRDPRVTSALIGASRPEQIIENVGALKNLSFSVEELAEIDRFAQEGGVNLWEKPSTAE; from the coding sequence ATGACCTACACCGCTGCCGAAAACCGCTACGATTCCATCCCTTACCGCCGTGTAGGCCGCAGCGGGCTGGTGCTGCCGGCACTGTCTCTGGGCTTGTGGCACAACTTCGGCGACAGCACGCCAATCGATACCCAGCGTTCGTTGCTGCGCACGGCATTCGATCTGGGCATCAACCACTTCGACCTGGCCAATAACTACGGCCCGCCGTACGGCAGCGCCGAGATAAACTTCGGTCGTTTGCTGCGTGAAGACTTCAAGCAGTACCGCGATGAGTTGATCATCTCCAGCAAGGCCGGTTGGGACATGTGGGCCGGCCCTTACGGTCAGGGCGGTGGTTCGCGCAAATACGTGCTGGCCAGCCTCGACCAGAGCCTGCAGCGCCTGGGCCTCGACTACGTAGACATCTTCTATTCCCATCGCTTCGACCCGGACACGCCGCTGGAAGAAACCGCCAGCGCACTGGCCACCGCGGTGCAGCAGGGCAAGGCGCTGTACATCGGTATCTCGTCGTATTCCGGGGTGAAAACCCGTGAAATCGCCGGGTTGCTGAAAGAGTGGAAAGTGCCGTTACTGATTCATCAACCGGCTTACAACCTGCTCAATCGCTGGGTGGAAAAGGACCTGCTGGACACCACCGATGAACTCGGTACCGGCGTGATCGCCTTCACGCCATTGGCTCAGGGGCTGTTGACCGACAAGTACCTCAATGGCGTGCCAGCGGATGCGCGGGTCAATCGTCCGGGTGGTGGTTCGTTGCAGGCGTCTCACCTGTCCGAAGCCAACATCGCCCAGGTGCGGGCGCTCAATGAAATCGCCAAACGTCGCGGTCAGAGCCTGGCGCAGTTGGCGCTGGCCTGGACCTTGCGGGATCCACGGGTGACCTCGGCGCTGATTGGCGCGAGCCGGCCGGAGCAGATCATCGAGAACGTCGGGGCGTTGAAGAATCTGAGTTTTAGCGTTGAAGAGTTGGCGGAGATTGACCGGTTTGCCCAGGAAGGTGGGGTCAATCTTTGGGAGAAGCCTTCGACGGCTGAGTAA